The Microbulbifer sp. YPW1 genome contains a region encoding:
- a CDS encoding hydrogenase maturation protease, giving the protein MGNRFRGDDSVGPYVVHRLRSQLTPSIPCIENNGDMSNLIEDWRDRHVCLVDAVQTAAYPPGEVVRLNGLKQDIPASLCRTSSHGLNIGEALELARALEAMPAHLEIYAICGRDFSFSAGLSAQVKAAAQQVMREILEKIQLQTGGL; this is encoded by the coding sequence GTGGGTAACCGGTTTCGAGGGGATGATTCCGTGGGACCTTACGTTGTGCATCGCCTGCGCAGCCAGCTGACGCCATCCATCCCCTGCATAGAGAACAATGGCGATATGAGCAACCTGATTGAGGACTGGAGAGATCGGCACGTCTGCCTGGTCGACGCAGTACAGACTGCAGCCTATCCGCCTGGGGAAGTAGTGCGTCTCAATGGTCTCAAACAGGATATTCCAGCGAGCCTCTGTCGTACCTCCAGCCACGGCCTGAACATTGGCGAAGCGCTGGAATTGGCTAGGGCATTGGAGGCAATGCCGGCACACCTGGAAATATATGCAATCTGCGGACGGGATTTTTCATTCAGTGCAGGCCTGTCAGCGCAGGTGAAGGCCGCGGCGCAACAGGTGATGCGGGAAATTCTTGAAAAAATACAGCTACAGACAGGAGGTCTGTAA
- a CDS encoding hydrogenase/urease maturation nickel metallochaperone HypA produces the protein MHEQSLIRNLVNTIQGLAAEENARVLAAKLRLGALAHISADHLREHFQQETDGTALQGLRLDIVEQSDIHHPEAQDIILESLEFQADDEQRIP, from the coding sequence ATGCACGAACAGTCACTTATCAGGAATCTGGTGAATACGATTCAGGGACTCGCAGCGGAAGAAAATGCCCGGGTGTTAGCGGCCAAACTCCGGCTGGGCGCGCTCGCGCATATCTCGGCTGATCATCTGCGTGAACACTTTCAACAGGAAACCGACGGAACGGCCCTGCAAGGCTTGCGGTTGGACATTGTCGAGCAGTCGGATATCCATCACCCCGAAGCCCAGGACATCATTCTGGAAAGTCTCGAGTTTCAAGCGGACGATGAACAACGAATCCCTTGA
- a CDS encoding Ni/Fe hydrogenase subunit alpha, protein MTRSKTVKVDYLARVEGEGALYIRYDEDGVHEVKLKIFEPPRFFEGFMRGRDYREAPDITARICGICPVAYQMSAVHAVENALGLSLSPELHALRRLMYCGEWIESHTLHIYMLHAPDFLGYPSGVAMAKDHPKTVQDGLQMKKAGNEIVRLLGGREVHPINVRVGGFYRLPTHPELGELRDKLLRARDLAIETVRWAASLPIPDFARAPENTYEFVALSDPQEYPMNRGRIVSTHGLDIAVSDYDDHFHETHVEYSNALHSERVGRGAYFLGPMARYNLNYERLSPLVKQIAGEVGFPSFCSNPFASIVVRSLEVLYAFDEAVRIIDNYRAPQAPYIDTAPRPSTGCAATEAPRGLLFHRYGIDASGQIDDAKIVAPTSQNQKTIEDDLRLMLPQYMHLAEADLQARCEQAIRNYDPCISCSTHFLKLHLDPVRPGS, encoded by the coding sequence TGAAGGTTTCATGCGCGGGCGCGACTACCGCGAGGCGCCAGATATTACCGCACGCATTTGCGGAATCTGCCCCGTTGCTTACCAGATGAGCGCAGTCCATGCGGTGGAGAATGCACTTGGGCTCAGTCTCTCCCCAGAGTTGCACGCCCTGCGACGCTTGATGTATTGCGGGGAGTGGATCGAGAGCCATACGCTGCATATCTATATGTTGCATGCGCCAGATTTCCTCGGGTATCCCAGTGGCGTCGCCATGGCCAAAGATCATCCAAAAACCGTACAGGACGGTTTGCAGATGAAAAAGGCGGGTAACGAGATAGTGCGTTTGCTAGGAGGGCGTGAGGTCCACCCGATCAATGTGCGGGTGGGCGGATTCTACCGGCTGCCTACGCACCCCGAGCTGGGTGAGTTACGGGACAAGTTGCTGCGCGCGAGAGACCTGGCCATTGAAACCGTACGCTGGGCGGCTTCACTGCCTATTCCGGACTTTGCACGGGCACCTGAAAATACCTACGAGTTTGTCGCGCTATCGGACCCGCAAGAATACCCGATGAATCGCGGACGTATTGTATCTACGCACGGGCTGGATATTGCCGTGAGCGACTACGATGATCACTTTCACGAAACGCATGTAGAATACAGCAATGCCCTGCACAGTGAGCGGGTGGGGCGGGGAGCTTACTTCCTCGGCCCTATGGCCCGGTATAACCTGAATTACGAGCGGCTGTCACCGCTGGTAAAGCAAATCGCGGGTGAGGTGGGCTTCCCGTCTTTTTGTTCAAATCCCTTTGCCAGCATTGTGGTACGCAGCCTGGAAGTACTCTATGCGTTCGACGAGGCAGTGCGGATCATCGACAACTACCGGGCACCACAAGCCCCGTATATTGACACAGCACCGAGGCCATCCACGGGGTGTGCCGCAACGGAAGCGCCGCGAGGCCTGCTTTTCCACCGCTATGGTATCGACGCATCCGGCCAAATAGATGATGCAAAAATCGTCGCCCCCACATCGCAGAACCAGAAAACCATCGAAGATGACCTGCGCCTGATGCTTCCGCAGTACATGCATCTCGCAGAGGCTGACCTCCAGGCCCGCTGTGAACAGGCCATTCGCAACTATGATCCCTGCATCTCCTGTTCCACCCACTTCCTCAAGCTACATCTGGATCCGGTGAGGCCAGGATCGTGA